In Octopus bimaculoides isolate UCB-OBI-ISO-001 chromosome 5, ASM119413v2, whole genome shotgun sequence, a genomic segment contains:
- the LOC106871712 gene encoding caspase-3-like: MDYTDAQRVDGIFFKERNPDSQPEDVEMVSVEESGESVNTKYDMVRNKKNLALIINNVKFDKSTGMPERQGSDKDASAIKHTLESLHFQVINRTNLSVKSMEQIFWDISTRDYANYNCFVCVILTHGEDNNWIYGTDDKVKLDDLVEMLLPNRCPGLIGKPKLFFVQACRGTKFDSGAVMHDAGDMRKKYENITSYKVPLWADVLLAYSTVPGFYSWRNSTNGSWFIQSLAHIFGKHGDRLELQQLMLSVNRRVAYEYESKTSHSEINEMKQVPCIASMLTKELYFYK, encoded by the coding sequence ATGGATTACACAGATGCACAACGTGTTGACggtatattttttaaagagaGAAACCCCGATTCACAACCTGAAGATGTTGAAATGGTGTCTGTTGAGGAAAGTGGCGAATCTGTAAATACCAAATATGACATGGTTCGTAATAAAAAGAATCTggctttaataataaataacgtaAAATTTGACAAATCGACGGGAATGCCTGAACGACAAGGATCCGATAAAGATGCATCAGCAATTAAACATACATTGGAGTCATTGCATTTTCAGGTGATTAACCGCACGAATTTATCAGTGAAAAGCATGGAACAAATCTTTTGGGATATATCCACGAGGGACTATGCTAATTATAACTGCTTCGTGTGTGTTATATTAACTCACGGTGAAGACAATAACTGGATATATGGTACTGATGATAAAGTAAAACTTGACGATTTAGTGGAGATGCTTCTTCCTAATAGATGCCCAGGTTTAATAGGTAAGCCAAAACTATTCTTCGTACAAGCCTGTCGGGGAACGAAATTTGACAGCGGTGCAGTTATGCACGATGCTGGtgatatgagaaaaaaatatgaaaatattacatcttACAAAGTACCACTTTGGGCAGACGTGCTTCTGGCTTATTCTACTGTCCCTGGGTTTTACTCCTGGAGAAATTCTACAAATGGATCGTGGTTTATTCAATCGTTGGCTCACATTTTCGGAAAACACGGAGACCGACTTGAACTGCAACAATTAATGCTTTCGGTAAATCGTAGGGTTGCCTATGAATATGAGTCTAAGACTAGCCATTCagagattaatgaaatgaaacaagTTCCTTGCATAGCAAGCATGCTAACGAAAGAATTATACTTTTACAAGTGA
- the LOC106869279 gene encoding caspase-3-like, translating into MDYTDAQVIDGMFFKEKDPDSQPEDVEMMSVEESGESVNARYDMDRDKKNLALIINNETFDKSTKMSKRQGSDRDASAIKHTLESLHFQVINRKNLSGKSMNQIFLDISTRDHGNHNCFVCVILTHGEDDSQIYGTDGKVNLNDLVEMLLPDKCPGLIGKPKLFFVQACRGTKMDSGAVMHDADTFAKVEYQNVKSHKVPLWADVLLAYSTVPGFYSWRNSTNGSWFIQSLAHILEKYGDRLELQQLMLSVNRKVAYEYESNSNHSFMNKMKQVPCIVSMLTKEVYFYK; encoded by the coding sequence ATGGATTACACAGATGCACAAGTTATAGATGGTATGTTTTTTAAAGAGAAAGATCCCGATTCACAACCTGAAGATGTTGAAATGATGTCTGTTGAGGAAAGTGGCGAATCTGTAAATGCCAGATATGACATGGATCGTGATAAAAAGAATCTGGCTTTAATAATCAACAATGAAACCTTCGACAAATCGACTAAAATGTCTAAACGACAAGGATCCGATAGAGATGCATCAGCAATTAAACACACATTGGAGTCATTGCATTTTCAGGTGATTAACCGCAAGAATTTATCAGGGAAAAGCATGAACCAAATCTTTTTGGATATATCCACGAGGGACCATGGGAACCATAACTGCTTCGTGTGTGTTATATTGACGCACGGTGAAGACGATAGCCAGATTTATGGTACTGATGGCAAAGTAAATCTTAACGATTTAGTGGAGATGTTGCTTCCTGATAAATGCCCAGGTTTAATAGGTAAGCCAAAACTATTCTTCGTACAAGCTTGTCGGGGAACGAAAATGGACAGCGGTGCAGTTATGCACGATGCTGATACTTTTGCAAAAGTGGAATATCAAAATGTCAAATCCCACAAAGTACCACTTTGGGCCGACGTTCTTCTGGCTTATTCCACTGTCCCTGGATTTTATTCCTGGAGAAACTCTACAAATGGATCGTGGTTTATTCAGTCGTTAGCCCACATTTTGGAAAAATACGGAGACCGACTTGAACTGCAACAATTAATGCTTTCGGTAAATCGCAAGGTTGCCTATGAATACGAGTCTAATTCCAACCATTCatttatgaataaaatgaaacaggTTCCTTGCATAGTAAGCATGTTAACAAAAGAAGTATACTTTTACAAGTAA
- the LOC106869278 gene encoding caspase-3-like, translated as MDYTDAQRVEGIFFKERNPDSQPEDVEMMSVEESSESVNTRYDMDRNKENLALIINNETFDESTKMSKRQGSDRDASAIKQTLESLHFKVINRKNLSVKSMKQIFLDISTMEHAKHNCFVCVILTHGEDDNQVYGTDGKVSLDALVETLLPDRCPGLIGKPKLFFIQACRGTKLDSGAIMHDAGDVRVKYQNATSHKVPLWADVLLAYSTVPGFYSWRNSTNGSWFIQSLAHILEKDGDRLELQQLMISVNRRVAYEYESNASHSFMNKMKQVPCIASMLTKELYFYK; from the coding sequence ATGGATTACACAGATGCACAACGTGTTGAAggtatattttttaaagagaGAAACCCCGATTCACAACCCGAAGATGTTGAAATGATGTCTGTTGAGGAAAGTAGCGAATCTGTAAATACCAGATATGACATGGATCGTAATAAAGAGAATCTGGCTTTAATAATCAACAATGAAACCTTCGACGAATCGACTAAAATGTCTAAACGACAAGGATCCGATAGAGATGCATCAGCAATTAAACAGACATTGGAGTCGTTGCATTTTAAGGTGATTAACCGCAAGAATTTATCAGTGAAAAGCATGAAACAAATCTTTTTGGATATATCCACGATGGAGCATGCAAAGCATAACTGCTTCGTGTGTGTTATATTGACCCACGGCGAAGACGATAACCAGGTGTACGGCACTGATGGAAAAGTAAGTCTAGATGCTCTAGTGGAGACGTTGCTTCCTGATAGATGCCCAGGTTTAATAGGTAAACCAAAACTATTCTTCATACAAGCCTGTCGGGGAACGAAACTGGACAGTGGTGCAATTATGCACGATGCTGGGGATGTCAGAGTCAAATATCAAAATGCCACATCTCACAAAGTACCACTTTGGGCAGATGTTCTTCTGGCTTATTCCACTGTCCCTGGATTTTATTCCTGGAGAAATTCTACAAATGGATCGTGGTTTATTCAGTCGTTAGCCCACATTTTGGAAAAAGACGGAGACCGACTTGAACTGCAACAATTAATGATTTCAGTAAATCGTAGGGTTGCCTATGAATACGAGTCTAATGCCAGCCATTCatttatgaataaaatgaaacaggTTCCTTGCATAGCAAGCATGTTAACAAAAGAATTATACTTTTACAAGTAA